The region tgtgagggagatcagccctgagctaacatccatgctaatcctcctctttttgctgaggaagaccagctctgagctaacatctattgccaatcctcctcctttttttttcccccccaaagccccggtagatagttgtatgtcatagttgcacatccttctagtggctatatgtggaacgcagcctcagcacggtcggacaagcggtgcgtcagtgcgcgcctgggatccgaacccgggccgctagtagcagagcgcacgcacttaaccgctaagccacggggccagccctgagcgcgctgacctttaaccactaggccacagggctggcccctgttttcttttttcttttctttttttttttgatagtattagccatacagtatcatgaataaaattgatattatacatttattaaaggaaagtgttgtgagctctatgtgaaatatggttttgctttgttgtaacttttcttggcctttggtgtgaactaccttcatgctgaggttttagttacagtatcattaaaataggctcctgagttcttgatttaaaaataatttacttgaaatatctaatacactgtgaataacagaagaaaaactttaccatgaaaacattttctgccacttaggtttttggtcatttaacattaaagttgcagaacattttaatttttgtgtgtgtgtgtgtgtgtgagaaagattggctctgagctaacgtctgttgtcaatctttctctttttgctgaggaagtaagtttggccctaagctaacatccatgccatcctcctctattttgtatgtaggatgccaccacagcatgacttgctgagtgatgtgtagctgtgcgcccgggatctgaacctgtgaaccccgggccgctgaagtggagtgtgtgaacttaaccactatgccaccaagctgcccctaattttttagttaaatattaaaatactttagggtgctactatgttcattgagttaggtacaaagggaagataatggtaaatttaaagtggtatccaagtctttgaaataataataaaagctgcatttttctaagatgactaatagattttatttgtacaatgaattttaaaacaacatgtataaaatagtttaacagatatctggcggagtctcattaaactgttgctttctggaatggttgtactaggttgaaccacttacatctaactttattctcaccagcattgagtattttatgtattaatttatatacatatatatatatttttccccttgcAGCTTTGTTAGTTAATTGGTGGAAAGTGATCACAAATTCATAACACCAGGgaaccaccaaaggaaaaaaatgttcaagtcctataattaaaaaaaaaatctatgaaattaagtttttcttatttgttctgaagcagtttttaccttaatgttcaaattcttttgagtttaagcGTAGGAGGCTTGGTACTATATTATTCTATTTTGGAGAGGTAGAGTAGGCCAAGatcagtctttatactttctaaatatatttaccatatctatttaatagcttaaaaaaaatgtattactgtggagcatggtggtaacagtagttggatgtaacttcttatgtgaaatgaataattaaatccttcctctgtaatgTCATAATTGTCTACAGAGTCCTTCAGTATCTCCTAATACGAGTTTCACTTCTGATGGCTCCCCGTCTCCGATAGGAGAAATTAAgcgaaaagcagaagacagtgacagtgaaccTGAACCAGAGGATAACGTCAGGTGAAGCCATATTTTGGCAGCACTTTGttagcaaattgctgaaatagaTGCCGTCTAATTAATGCTATTTAGCTtagagcagcagtgccttcagatgcttgcctgtgatctttttatcctccagtaattaatgtggagggttagggtagtcagtaaattccagtgagatgtgtAAGCTATAGCTGTTAAACCTAAGTATCTAGATTAGTATGCATGCTGGTTTTCGTCCTCCAAGCCActtttccctctgagaccagGCACTAGATCGGCTAGACATGAAGTGTTTagctctatgtgatctgaatgttactgttatgagattaaattttcaagctgcttaacccagaaagttcagttacatttggttacttgatatagtttgttttaatcatctcaattgaaaagtttcttctttaaaatgaaatatgcaaaaggctttcggttaagagataaatgtatttttaaaaaccacgaacttgcatatgcaccaactatatttcatgacagagaagattctcattagctatatacttaaaatttatataggaaaatttatataggaaaattggattctttaatttatacagaagtttgagatcattatataataagatttaacagcttcttgtgtgattaaatctggatttgaaccctgggctcaagtgcaaagggccaacaacctcaataattgtaactcatttagaattttgcaaaatgatttatttgaaagttaaacattagtggttcacagctcatgcttcttttataggacgtggatgatgtgtttgtatttatgattagaaacttcagaagtgtgatgtctggttctgtattttcccaacatcttttgatgacagattcagagatctgtggtgacttgtgattgagcatctacctgatctgagtttttatcctctgcttctgcaactcttggagtatattttttgttttaccatgtagccatcatgatcaatatcagcttaatagttaacttgattttttttagtactttattgtttaattttggtgctgaagataatcaaagtagaattgcttctatcaagaaatgcttggagttcttagcatttatttcattagtagtttctgtaaaatagtgatattcaacattatggatagaagatatttctcctaattgatgttctgtaaatcttttgcatgggggcaaagttaaaattggtatggtgtaagggccggcacggtggcacagcagttaagtgtgcgcactccgcttcagcggcctggggttcgcaggttcaaccgcttgtcaacccatgctgtggcggcatcccctataaagtaaaggaagatgggcatggatgttagcctagggccaatcttccacagcaaaaagggggaggattggcattggatgttagctcagggctgatcgtcctcaaaaaaaaaagtaaataaaaaaattgatatggtgtattctgaaacatgactgcaattaattagtaagatctggcacatggtagaaaagaGCCCTTAATGGAGAATCATCCTGATGTTCTTGatcattcttgatttttttttagtattctttggcatctttaaatctttcagagattgagaaatgagtacttaaaaaaataaaaaaatatactttgagtgaaaatgtggtttttcacattgtattttcagtgattaatgaaaatttagtgaattgatgacctccttctaagttttaccagaacgtgtgtgtgtgtgtccatgtcctTCACTTATGCCAACAATGCTTTGCTGAATGATGGAGAAGGCCCAAGGATAGGGAGAGTAGGTATATACAtaatttctgcctggcttctagattattcttttttaaaaaagtaatttagttgactttctttgtgtaatttagatatactttaacaaactgagaaacttgaactatataaaatatcttcagtatttgcatcttaaaatgtagttttagaattgttctacaatcaaaaaaacatgtaaaacagtatgaaaatctgagcaaacaagtgttgtgtatctactttaataaatggttattctctttttttttttactgtagttttgtaatgatctttgtagaatcagtgtttgagtttttaacgtttaactatctttaagttgataataaatcctgtgaaagtggactttttagaaataattaaatgaagctatgTTAATATTACTGTTTAACTCGTTTACATTTTACCTGGCtattaagtataaattgatttggatgataaattggtagctagttactgaaagtgtattaattcaacatgaactggctttgcctgatttttaggctttgggaagctgggtggaagcagcggtactacaagaacaaatttgacGTTGATGCAGCTGATGACAAATTCCGTCGTAAAATTGTACAGTCTTACgttgaagggctctgctgggttcttcgatattattaccaggtacaaaatgaatattcTCCTCTAAATGTCTAgttaatcattttaagaaaatagttatttctataatagtgtgtgttgttgagctatattctgaaattgaacccagaatcatattttcaagcttcctataaagaaattcattactttaaataagatttgtttgtaaagcctttgaagctccttaggtgttaatatataaacgaagctaatttttgttatgctaaagaatttcagcgttaaatactgtggttgagagtacttggtctttaaaattattcaagtttattgttttgtttaattggaataaaaaataacagagtaactaatacacagtcgctaaatggctgaacaaaggacaaaagcctggaaaataactggtaagaatttgaaaggaatttgaatgctcccatttcctccatatagtgtagtgatgttacatgaagtgcattctcattggagtaatctgtatctgacttaaagcttttgataaatgagatgtcagattggtgagagattaggcggaaatataggggattgtagcactgataatacctggtttcgtgcttggggagtgaagcaaatttgatgtgacttgggaataggtgaagtttgttggaaagtagaaagtaatttaatacactaagtatcaattgtaaaatattctcatttcgtgttttactccgaccctcaacatttttctccccaaagctcccagtacctagttgtatatcctagttgtaaatccttctggttcttgtatgtgggacaccgcctcagcatggcttgatgagcgatgagtaggtccgagcccaggattcaaaccggcgaaccctgggccgctgaagtggaacgtgtgaacttgactgctgtgccactgggccggctctgaCCCTAAGGATTTTAATTCACTAGGCGCagagtcaaaactcatttcaggaaggcttctcttttctttgagtataacttactgttttttctttttgattggtttacttaaatatttttaaagtaaagagaatgttgtcacatgaaaatataatagggaattgtaaaatgaaacttttggctcttttactctcagtcactcttctagtgatgtcccttacccacctgtacactcagtgagtgtcagctgcagttgttcttcattttatgggatgatagcagctctcgagttggaaggaaatgtcaccaaacacattttaaggataaaaatcttcACCAAATTGTGTTTGTTAGTATAAAGTTTGGTATTAACTACTGATTATTAAAGATGCTTTGCAGTATTTTGTAAATCAAGGAGCCGTCGATACGAAGTAAAAGTTTAGATTtaatccaaacatcttttaggactcatggaaaaaaaataatatatggcaTGTATACCAAAAGTCATATGTTTTATCAATAGAATATTATAGgttgatagtttaatttttttgtctttaccgtgtccatcattaacatagatttg is a window of Diceros bicornis minor isolate mBicDic1 unplaced genomic scaffold, mDicBic1.mat.cur scaffold_161_ctg1, whole genome shotgun sequence DNA encoding:
- the LOC131402588 gene encoding 5'-3' exoribonuclease 2-like, yielding MRMQNNSSPSVSPNTSFTSDGSPSPIGEIKRKAEDSDSEPEPEDNVRLWEAGWKQRYYKNKFDVDAADDKFRRKIVQSYVEGLCWVLRYYYQGCASWKWYYPFHYAPFASDFEGIADMPSDFEKGTKPVSLSI